One genomic region from Ammospiza nelsoni isolate bAmmNel1 chromosome 13, bAmmNel1.pri, whole genome shotgun sequence encodes:
- the CENPN gene encoding centromere protein N isoform X1, translating into MDETVAEYIRRTVLKIPKDEIKMMLQKWGFLSEAQLQTLNFHQIKDNISQEVVQLCEENSADIKQAAVLDIIYNHIYQNKRMWSVYQMKKSGEEFEYFDITDFKKKFKRRLRSALKNVTITFKEYEDNAIWIRVAWGTPHKKPNQYKPSYVVYHSQTPYVFISSSVLKSTLPLLCQALIVASNYHDIREMELRSHSLNSLKDIVFKRYSQNFQTCTPKPLQGGNVEPENADRRIVEENRSEKERIHRLNQEVFGSGPLPKLEFAQYRLETMFKSDPKLDVLDKKEPFRCLVKFSSPHLLESLKSLAPAGMADAPLSPLLTCIPHKARNYFKIREKKGLYPESFVSP; encoded by the exons ATGGATGAAACTGTGGCTGAATACATCCGAAGAACTGTgctaaaaatcccaaaggatGAAATCAAGATGATGCTGCAGAAATGGGGCTTTCTCTctgaggcacagctgcagaCTCTAAATTTCCACCAGATAAAGGACAACATTTCCCAAGAAGTTGTTCAACTCTGTGAG GAAAATTCTGCAGACATCAAGCAAGCAGCAGTTCTAGACATAATTT ACAACCACATCTaccaaaacaaaagaatgtGGAGTGTTTACCAGATGAAAAAGTCAG GAGAAGAATTCGAATATTTTGATATAACAGATTtcaaaaaaaagtttaaaagaagACTTCGGTCAGCCTTGAAAAAT GTCACCATCACCTTTAAGGAGTATGAGGACAATGCAATCTGGATTAGAGTTGCCTGGGGAACACcacataaaaaaccaaaccagtacaaacccAGCTATGTTGTGTACCACTCACAGACTCCCTATGTCTTCATTTCTTCCTCAGTGCTGAAGAGCACCTTGCCTCTGCTGTGTCAG GCCCTGATTGTTGCTTCCAATTACCATGACATCCGTGAAATGGAGCTTCGAAGTCATTCTTTAAACTCCCTTAAAGATATTGTGTTTAAAAGGTATAGCCAG AACTTCCAAACTTGCACTCCAAAACCTCTTCAAGGAGGGAATGTAGAACCAGAAAATG cagatAGAAGGATAgttgaagaaaacagaagtgagaaagaaagaatccaCAGACTGAACCAGGAAGTTTTTGGTAGTGGTCCCCTACCAAAACTCGAATTTGCGCAATACAGG CTTGAGACGATGTTTAAAAGTGATCCTAAATTGGATGTTTTGGATAAAAAAGAGCCATTCAGATGTTTGGTCAAGTTTTCTAGTCCCCATCTTTTAGAATCACTGAAATCCTTGGCACCAGCAG GTATGGCTGATGCACCACTCTCACCACTCCTGACATGCATACCACATAAAGctaggaattattttaaaattagagagaaaaaaggttTATATCCAGAAAGTTTTGTAAGCCCTTAA
- the CENPN gene encoding centromere protein N isoform X2 — translation MDETVAEYIRRTVLKIPKDEIKMMLQKWGFLSEAQLQTLNFHQIKDNISQEVVQLCEENSADIKQAAVLDIIYNHIYQNKRMWSVYQMKKSGEEFEYFDITDFKKKFKRRLRSALKNVTITFKEYEDNAIWIRVAWGTPHKKPNQYKPSYVVYHSQTPYVFISSSVLKSTLPLLCQALIVASNYHDIREMELRSHSLNSLKDIVFKRYSQNFQTCTPKPLQGGNVEPENDRRIVEENRSEKERIHRLNQEVFGSGPLPKLEFAQYRLETMFKSDPKLDVLDKKEPFRCLVKFSSPHLLESLKSLAPAGMADAPLSPLLTCIPHKARNYFKIREKKGLYPESFVSP, via the exons ATGGATGAAACTGTGGCTGAATACATCCGAAGAACTGTgctaaaaatcccaaaggatGAAATCAAGATGATGCTGCAGAAATGGGGCTTTCTCTctgaggcacagctgcagaCTCTAAATTTCCACCAGATAAAGGACAACATTTCCCAAGAAGTTGTTCAACTCTGTGAG GAAAATTCTGCAGACATCAAGCAAGCAGCAGTTCTAGACATAATTT ACAACCACATCTaccaaaacaaaagaatgtGGAGTGTTTACCAGATGAAAAAGTCAG GAGAAGAATTCGAATATTTTGATATAACAGATTtcaaaaaaaagtttaaaagaagACTTCGGTCAGCCTTGAAAAAT GTCACCATCACCTTTAAGGAGTATGAGGACAATGCAATCTGGATTAGAGTTGCCTGGGGAACACcacataaaaaaccaaaccagtacaaacccAGCTATGTTGTGTACCACTCACAGACTCCCTATGTCTTCATTTCTTCCTCAGTGCTGAAGAGCACCTTGCCTCTGCTGTGTCAG GCCCTGATTGTTGCTTCCAATTACCATGACATCCGTGAAATGGAGCTTCGAAGTCATTCTTTAAACTCCCTTAAAGATATTGTGTTTAAAAGGTATAGCCAG AACTTCCAAACTTGCACTCCAAAACCTCTTCAAGGAGGGAATGTAGAACCAGAAAATG atAGAAGGATAgttgaagaaaacagaagtgagaaagaaagaatccaCAGACTGAACCAGGAAGTTTTTGGTAGTGGTCCCCTACCAAAACTCGAATTTGCGCAATACAGG CTTGAGACGATGTTTAAAAGTGATCCTAAATTGGATGTTTTGGATAAAAAAGAGCCATTCAGATGTTTGGTCAAGTTTTCTAGTCCCCATCTTTTAGAATCACTGAAATCCTTGGCACCAGCAG GTATGGCTGATGCACCACTCTCACCACTCCTGACATGCATACCACATAAAGctaggaattattttaaaattagagagaaaaaaggttTATATCCAGAAAGTTTTGTAAGCCCTTAA
- the ATMIN gene encoding ATM interactor, with protein MAAAAGRRGGGLGRPPAPVRDVPPAGELVRPSVTELSQVRTNILCTVPGCGKVLPNSPALNMHLSKAHPLQDGKLNAPVRKGLKTSQKFYCCPIEGCPRGPNRPFSQFSLVKQHFMKMHAEKKHKCDKCSNSYGTEWYLKRHIEVCGKTFQCTCGCPYASRTALLSHIYRTGHEIPAEHRDPPSKKRKMESSVHNQQLAEKANEAFSNTHSTAPGTQELESSEVKVAASLEGSCSSNFTNQMQPKCAPKMLLPKPKVALVKLPVMQVAHLPVYVSATDSSVKPAVVAVDNQGSVVSTVHLLPQSIGILIPALEAETLVFKDTMPVSKVTASGDREPVSTGVQVELDKVTSNNPGQELGNVCHKNKISSINIQTDLSYISQSFVPAAAWTPNSSVSSCSQTDLSFSSQVSLPISVQTQTLLPASKLTSSIAAQTDAFSQGCFPTCGISRETQTSRTQDCIDGRVQMDQAVMCSDIFDNVPSSYNVSTHIELPENNLMPANIDQTLLQRSSCKTLNQDTVKSESLISFNTQTNILPSQNTTDNQTQTMDLLSDLENIFSGNMSGQTLDNRGLLSETSSNADTHLPSAPSQSTGIDFDIEEFFSASNIQTQTEESELGTLNSEPVLESLDIETQTDFLFSDSATQSYNCRGNSNFLGLEMFDTQTQTDLNFFLDSTTHLPLGSILKQSSFSMSTDSSDTETQTEVYMATKNTPAQNIESKVQLSSAETQTMDSCFENLGSLFLTSNETQTAMDDFLLADLAWNTMESQFSSVETQTCEELCSLFQSSDKPSH; from the exons atggcggcggcggccgggcggCGTGGCGGGGGTTTGGGGCGGCCCCCCGCGCCCGTGAGGGACGTGCCGCCCGCCGGGGAGCTGGTGCGGCCCTCggtgacagagctgtcccaAGTGCGGACCAACATCCTGTGCACCGTGCCCGGCTGCGGGAAGGTGCTGCCCAACAGCCCGGCCCTCAACATGCACCTCAGCAAGGCGCACCCGCTGCAG GATGGAAAACTTAATGCACCAGTAAGGAAGGGTttgaaaacttcacagaaattcTACTGCTGTCCTATTGAAGGCTGCCCTAGAGGACCAAACAGAccattttcccaattttctctTGTAAAACAG CACTTTATGAAAATGCATGCTGAAAAGAAGCACAAATGTGATAAATGTAGTAACTCCTATGGCACAGAATGGTACTTGAAACGGCACATAGAGGTCTGTGGCAAGACTTTCCAGTGTACTTGTGGGTGCCCTTATGCCAGCAGAACAGCATTACTGTCTCACATTTACAGAACTGGCCATGAAATCCCTGCAGAACACAG GGATCCTCCTagtaagaaaaggaaaatggagtCCTCAGTTCATAATCAGCAGTTGGCAGAGAAGGCAAACGAAGCATTCAGCAATACCCACAGTACTGCTCCTGGCACTCAGGAATTGGAGTCCTCTGAAGTGAAAGTAGCAGCCTCTCTTGAAGGCTCCTGCAGTTCTAACTTCACAAACCAAATGCAGCCAAAATGTGCACCAAAGATGCTTTTACCCAAGCCCAAGGTGGCTTTGGTTAAACTTCCAGTGATGCAGGTTGCTCACTTGCCTGTGTATGTATCTGCAACAGACTCTTCTGTCAAACCTGCTGTAGTGGCTGTTGATAATCAAGGTTCTGTTGTAAGTACTGTTCATTTATTGCCTCAGTCTATAGGAATCCTGATTCCAGCCCTGGAGGCAGAAACACTTGTATTTAAAGACACTATGCCTGTTTCAAAGGTGACAGCTTCTGGTGATCGGGAACCAGTAAGTACTGGTGTACAAGTTGAATTGGACAAGGTGACATCAAATAACCCAGGACAAGAACTGGGGAATGTTTGTCACAAGAACAAAATTTCTTCAATAAATATACAGACTGACTTATCTTACATCTCCCAGAGCTTTGtaccagctgcagcctggactCCCAATTCttctgtgtcctcttgttctcAGACAGATCTGTCATTCAGTTCCCAGGTCTCATTGCCCATCAGTGTGCAGACACAGACACTGCTGCCTGCTTCCAAGCTGACTTCATCCATAGCTGCTCAGACTGATGCTTTCAGCCAGGGCTGTTTTCCAACATGTGGCATTTCCAGAGAGACTCAAACCAGCAGGACACAGGACTGTATTGATGGAAGGGTACAGATGGACCAGGCTGTAATGTGCAGTGACATTTTTGACAATGTTCCTTCATCATACAATGTTTCTACTCACATTGAACTTCCAGAAAACAATTTAATGCCTGCAAATATAGATCAAACCTTGCTGCAAAGAAGTAGTTGCAAGACCCTGAATCAGGATACGGTTAAGTCTGAATCCCTTATCAGCTTCAATACACAGACTAATATACTTCCATCTCAAAATACAACAGATAATCAAACCCAGACAATGGACCTGCTAAGTGatctggaaaacattttttcaggaAACATGTCTGGCCAGACCCTGGATAATCGTGGCCTTTTGTCTGAGACGAGTTCTAATGCTGACACACATCTTCCATCTGCTCCATCACAGAGCACAGGCATAGACTTCGACATTGAAGAGTTCTTTTCAGCATCCAACATCCAAACTCAGACTGAAGAGAGTGAGCTTGGTACCCTGAACTCTGAGCCAGTTTTGGAGTCACTGGACATTGAAACTCAGACTGATTTCTTATTTTCAGATAGTGCCACTCAATCCTATAACTGCCGAGGCAATTCTAACTTCTTAGGTTTGGAGATGTTTGatacacagacacagacagacttGAATTTCTTTTTGGACAGTACTACCCATCTGCCTTTAGGAAGTATTCTGAAACAGTCCAGTTTCTCAATGAGCACTGACTCATCTGATACAGAAACCCAGACAGAAGTGTATATGGCTACTAAAAACACACCTGCTCAGAATATTGAAAGCAAAgtccagctcagcagtgctgagacCCAGACTATGGATAGCTGCTTTGAGAATCTGGGGAGTTTATTCCTTACCAGCAATGAAACACAGACAGCAATGGATGACTTCCTTCTGGCTGACTTAGCCTGGAATACAATGGAGTCCCAGTTCAGTTCAGTAGAAACACAGACCTGTGAAGAGCTGTGCTCCTTGTTCCAGAGCTCTGACAAGCCCAGCCACTGA